One window of the Agrobacterium larrymoorei genome contains the following:
- a CDS encoding LysR family transcriptional regulator — MTSLSRKLLPSTSALAAFDSVARLGSFSLAADELSLTQGAISRQVMSLEEQLGVRLFERGARGVSLTREGETYAKAIGIALGDIRSASLQVMTKTHANTLNLAMLPTFGTRWLLPRIPKFVAAHPEITLNFATRIGQFDFEKEGLDMAIHIGQPDWPAAESIFLMDEMVAPVCSPAFLLSHPIATAEDIAGLPLLHMASRPGAWDHWFKSVDIVAHQAPAMRFEQFSSVAQACIAGLGVALMPLFLIESELKSGQLVQAFDHPVKSPSSYYAVAPLSRINHVPVVLFRRWLLSESETFRAQTSG; from the coding sequence ATGACTTCACTCAGCCGCAAACTCCTACCCTCCACCAGCGCGCTCGCTGCCTTCGATTCCGTGGCGCGGCTCGGCAGTTTTTCGCTGGCTGCGGATGAGCTTTCGCTGACGCAAGGGGCGATCAGCAGGCAGGTCATGTCGCTGGAAGAGCAACTTGGGGTCAGGCTTTTCGAACGCGGAGCGCGCGGGGTATCGCTGACGCGAGAGGGCGAAACCTATGCGAAAGCGATCGGTATAGCGCTTGGCGATATCCGGTCCGCCTCGCTTCAGGTCATGACGAAAACGCATGCCAATACGCTCAATCTTGCCATGCTGCCCACCTTCGGCACACGGTGGCTTTTACCGCGCATTCCCAAATTCGTTGCGGCCCATCCGGAAATCACGCTCAACTTCGCCACGCGGATCGGTCAGTTCGATTTCGAAAAGGAAGGGCTCGATATGGCGATTCATATTGGTCAGCCGGATTGGCCCGCGGCAGAAAGCATCTTTCTGATGGACGAGATGGTCGCACCTGTCTGCAGCCCGGCTTTTCTTCTCAGCCATCCGATCGCCACGGCTGAGGACATCGCCGGTCTTCCGTTGCTGCACATGGCCTCCAGGCCAGGCGCGTGGGATCACTGGTTCAAGAGCGTGGATATCGTTGCGCATCAGGCGCCCGCCATGCGCTTCGAGCAGTTTTCCAGTGTCGCCCAAGCCTGCATCGCAGGTCTTGGTGTCGCCCTTATGCCGCTGTTTTTGATCGAAAGCGAGCTGAAGTCGGGGCAACTCGTCCAGGCGTTCGATCATCCGGTCAAGAGCCCCAGCTCCTACTATGCCGTCGCGCCGTTGTCGCGCATCAACCATGTCCCCGTCGTTCTCTTCAGGCGTTGGCTGCTCAGCGAAAGTGAAACGTTTCGCGCGCAGACCTCTGGCTAA
- a CDS encoding acyl-CoA dehydrogenase: MSERASFNWQDPFLLEDQLNDDERMIRDSAAAFAKAELLPRVQEAYLSETSEPDLFRLMGQAGLLGVTLPEKYGAADASYVAYGLVAREVERIDSGYRSMMSVQSSLVIYPIFAYGSEEQKDKYLPGLVSGELIGCFGLTEPDAGSDPGGMKTRAEKIEGGYRLRGSKMWISNAPIADVFVVWAKSEAHNNEIRGFVLEKGMKGLSAPKIGGKLSLRASITGEIVMDGVEVGEDALLPNVSGLKGPFGCLNRARYGISWGVMGAAEDCWFRALQYGLDRKQFGKPLAGMQLYQKKLADMQTEIALGLQASLRVGRLFDEHRMAPEMISIIKRNNCGKALDIARQARDMHGGNGIQIEYHVMRHAQNLETVNTYEGTHDVHALILGRAQTGLQAFF; this comes from the coding sequence GTGAGCGAACGCGCATCATTCAACTGGCAGGACCCGTTTCTGCTTGAGGATCAACTGAACGACGACGAGCGGATGATCCGCGACTCCGCCGCCGCTTTCGCCAAGGCCGAACTTCTCCCACGCGTTCAGGAAGCCTATCTGTCCGAAACGTCTGAACCGGACCTCTTCCGCCTGATGGGTCAAGCCGGTCTGCTCGGCGTGACGCTGCCAGAGAAATACGGCGCGGCCGATGCCAGCTACGTCGCCTACGGTCTGGTAGCGCGGGAAGTGGAGCGCATCGATAGCGGCTATCGTTCTATGATGAGCGTCCAATCATCGCTCGTCATCTACCCGATCTTTGCCTATGGCTCGGAAGAGCAGAAGGACAAGTATCTCCCGGGTCTGGTGTCGGGCGAACTCATTGGCTGCTTCGGCCTGACCGAGCCAGATGCCGGTTCCGATCCGGGCGGCATGAAAACGCGCGCCGAGAAGATCGAAGGCGGGTACCGCCTGCGCGGTTCGAAGATGTGGATTTCCAACGCGCCGATCGCCGATGTCTTTGTCGTCTGGGCGAAGTCCGAAGCGCATAACAACGAGATCCGCGGCTTCGTGCTGGAGAAGGGCATGAAGGGTCTCTCCGCGCCGAAGATCGGCGGCAAGCTGTCGTTGCGCGCCTCCATCACCGGCGAAATCGTCATGGATGGCGTGGAAGTGGGCGAAGACGCGCTGCTGCCAAACGTCTCCGGGCTCAAGGGTCCGTTCGGCTGCCTCAACCGCGCCCGCTACGGTATTTCCTGGGGCGTGATGGGTGCCGCGGAAGACTGCTGGTTCCGCGCGCTGCAATACGGGCTGGATCGCAAGCAGTTCGGCAAGCCGCTGGCTGGCATGCAACTCTACCAAAAGAAGCTCGCCGACATGCAGACGGAAATCGCGCTTGGCCTTCAAGCGTCGCTTCGTGTCGGCCGCTTGTTCGACGAACATCGTATGGCGCCGGAAATGATCTCGATCATCAAGCGCAACAATTGCGGCAAGGCTCTCGACATCGCGCGGCAGGCCCGCGACATGCATGGCGGCAATGGTATCCAGATCGAGTATCACGTCATGCGCCACGCGCAGAACCTTGAGACCGTCAACACCTATGAGGGGACGCATGACGTTCACGCGCTGATCCTCGGGCGAGCCCAGACGGGTCTTCAGGCATTCTTTTAA
- a CDS encoding NAD-dependent succinate-semialdehyde dehydrogenase has product MHSYPDVKLFINGEWRAALSGKTIAVSDPATDEIIGSIAHAEKEDLDLALSAADKGFKVWRDTSAFERSKIMRKAADLLRERIDYIAWLMTREQGKPIAQSKAEINNGADTIDWFAEEARRTYGQVIPARFGGVSNLAIKFPVGPVAAFTPWNFPINQVVRKLSAAVATGCSIIVKAPEETPASPAELIRAFADAGVPAGVVNLVYGVPAEISEYLIPHPVIRKISFTGSTPVGKHLAALAGKHMKRATMELGGHAPVLVFEDADLDKAIEVSAAAKFRNAGQVCVAPTRFLIQDSVADKFVDGIVKYAEGLKIGNGLDADTGMGPLANERRIPAMEALIQDAVSHGATLKTGGKRIGNKGNFFEPTVLTDVPTSAKIMNEEPFGPVAIVNRFSTMEDAIEEANRLPFGLASYAFTGSVKTAHALGQRVEAGMLTINHNGLAIPEVPFGGVKDSGYGTEGGSEAVEAYLETRFVSQMN; this is encoded by the coding sequence ATGCACAGCTATCCCGACGTTAAACTCTTCATCAATGGCGAGTGGCGCGCCGCGCTCTCGGGCAAAACAATCGCCGTTTCCGACCCCGCGACCGATGAGATCATTGGCTCAATCGCCCATGCGGAAAAGGAAGATCTGGATCTCGCACTTTCCGCCGCCGACAAGGGCTTCAAGGTCTGGCGCGACACATCCGCCTTCGAGCGCTCCAAAATCATGCGCAAGGCTGCCGATCTTCTGCGTGAGCGTATCGATTACATCGCCTGGCTGATGACCCGCGAACAGGGCAAGCCGATCGCGCAGTCCAAGGCCGAAATCAACAACGGCGCCGACACCATCGACTGGTTTGCCGAAGAAGCTCGCCGCACCTATGGCCAAGTCATCCCGGCTCGCTTTGGCGGTGTCTCCAACCTGGCCATCAAGTTCCCCGTCGGCCCCGTCGCGGCCTTCACACCCTGGAACTTCCCGATCAACCAAGTGGTGCGCAAGCTTTCGGCTGCAGTCGCAACCGGCTGTTCGATCATCGTGAAGGCACCGGAAGAAACACCGGCCTCGCCCGCAGAACTTATTCGTGCCTTCGCCGATGCAGGTGTGCCGGCTGGCGTCGTCAATCTTGTCTATGGCGTTCCAGCCGAGATTTCGGAATATCTCATTCCACATCCGGTCATCCGCAAGATCTCCTTCACTGGCTCTACCCCTGTCGGCAAGCATCTTGCAGCGCTCGCGGGTAAGCACATGAAGCGCGCCACGATGGAACTCGGCGGCCACGCGCCTGTGCTGGTGTTCGAGGATGCCGATCTCGACAAGGCGATCGAAGTCTCGGCTGCGGCAAAGTTCCGCAACGCCGGGCAGGTCTGCGTCGCACCGACACGCTTCCTCATTCAGGACAGCGTCGCCGACAAATTCGTCGATGGTATCGTGAAATATGCCGAGGGTCTGAAGATCGGCAACGGTCTGGATGCCGACACCGGCATGGGACCTCTGGCCAACGAACGCCGCATTCCGGCGATGGAAGCCCTGATCCAGGACGCGGTGTCTCACGGCGCAACGCTGAAAACCGGCGGCAAGCGTATTGGCAACAAGGGCAACTTCTTCGAGCCGACGGTTCTGACCGACGTACCGACAAGCGCCAAGATCATGAACGAAGAGCCCTTCGGACCAGTGGCGATCGTCAATCGTTTCTCCACCATGGAAGATGCGATCGAAGAAGCAAACCGTCTTCCCTTCGGCCTCGCTTCCTATGCCTTTACCGGCTCGGTGAAGACGGCCCATGCGCTCGGCCAGCGGGTCGAAGCCGGCATGCTGACGATCAACCACAATGGCCTTGCCATTCCGGAAGTGCCTTTCGGCGGCGTCAAGGATTCCGGTTACGGCACGGAAGGCGGTTCGGAAGCAGTCGAAGCCTATCTCGAAACCCGCTTCGTCAGCCAGATGAACTGA
- a CDS encoding GAF domain-containing sensor histidine kinase, whose amino-acid sequence MLDKPSSTLFHHYMGISRLLAGQLEFNAIIQAVATEISHIIPHDHMDVCIKQLDDKYHIAYESGLASAWSRQPPALLTGSPIRSVLSGEVDYLLSGDACADPRFHFDGAFSSPIHELDLHSRLHVPMKVHGDIIGALSCSCHQSNAYTMDDVTNARAVADLLAPYFYAIRAAEQAKRSAIEEAEANAREEGLRLGALQLTEALEAERQRIGMDLHDQTLADLTRLVRRIERMSRSTEVSGEMLEPVMRSLQQCMQDLRGIIEEAKPSILQLFGLVQAIETYLDRSVRDSGLAIDWSVSDMTTGVVDALDKSVAVSLLRIVQEAVNNAIRHAQPTMIDVVLSEAHGELLVMVSDDGCGCGEETSGGGLGIGNMKTRARLISARFHLGPNPQGAGTCITLTLPTGLGDKPEEA is encoded by the coding sequence ATGCTGGATAAACCAAGTAGCACGCTGTTTCATCACTATATGGGCATCTCGCGTCTGCTTGCCGGGCAGCTCGAGTTCAACGCCATCATTCAGGCGGTGGCAACCGAAATCAGCCATATCATTCCGCATGACCATATGGATGTCTGCATCAAGCAACTCGATGATAAATATCACATTGCTTACGAAAGCGGCCTTGCCAGCGCCTGGAGCCGCCAGCCGCCCGCGCTTTTGACAGGCAGCCCCATCCGCTCGGTCCTGTCAGGAGAGGTCGATTATCTCCTGAGCGGAGACGCTTGCGCCGATCCGCGCTTTCATTTCGATGGTGCGTTCTCCAGCCCGATCCACGAGCTCGATTTGCACAGCCGTCTGCACGTGCCGATGAAGGTGCATGGCGATATCATCGGCGCCCTCAGCTGTTCCTGTCATCAGTCCAATGCCTACACGATGGACGATGTCACCAATGCACGGGCCGTTGCCGATCTTTTGGCCCCTTATTTTTATGCGATCCGCGCGGCCGAGCAAGCCAAGCGCTCGGCCATCGAAGAGGCTGAGGCCAATGCCCGCGAAGAGGGTTTGCGCTTGGGCGCGCTGCAACTGACCGAGGCCCTGGAGGCAGAGCGTCAGCGGATCGGCATGGATTTGCATGATCAGACGCTGGCGGATTTGACGCGGCTTGTTCGTCGCATCGAGCGCATGAGCCGTTCAACGGAAGTTTCGGGAGAAATGCTTGAGCCGGTCATGAGAAGCCTGCAGCAATGCATGCAGGACCTCCGAGGCATCATCGAAGAGGCGAAACCCTCCATTCTTCAGCTTTTTGGTCTGGTACAGGCAATCGAAACCTATCTCGACCGCTCGGTCCGCGACAGTGGACTCGCCATCGACTGGTCCGTCTCCGATATGACGACCGGCGTTGTCGATGCGCTTGATAAGTCGGTAGCGGTCTCGCTGCTTCGTATCGTGCAGGAAGCCGTCAACAATGCCATCCGCCACGCGCAGCCAACGATGATCGACGTCGTGCTATCGGAGGCTCACGGCGAACTTCTGGTCATGGTGTCTGATGATGGTTGCGGTTGCGGCGAGGAGACATCCGGCGGGGGCCTCGGCATCGGCAATATGAAGACGCGCGCAAGGCTGATCTCCGCCCGATTTCATCTCGGTCCCAATCCGCAAGGTGCTGGCACCTGCATCACCCTGACCTTACCGACCGGGCTCGGCGACAAGCCGGAGGAGGCGTGA
- a CDS encoding ABC transporter substrate-binding protein — protein MAFRKMLLASAAVLCAAMPITAHADTSAKKIALSNNYAGNSWRQAMLTSWDKITKQAVADKQVAAADAFTTAENQATEQAAQIQNLILQGYDAIVINAASPTALNGAVKEACDAGIIVVSFDGIVTEPCAWRIAVDFKAMGESQIDYLAKAMPKGGNLLEIRGLAGVSVDDEIHAGIAAGVAKNPQFKIVGSVNGDWAQDVAQRAVAGILPSLPEVAAVVTQGGDGYGAAQAFAAAKRPTPTIIMGNREDELQWWKQQKDASGYKAMSVSISPGVSTLAFWVAQQILDGKDVKKDLTVPFLRIDQDNLEENLKNTQKGGVANVDYSQADAQKVITAK, from the coding sequence ATGGCTTTTAGAAAGATGCTTCTCGCATCGGCAGCGGTGCTATGCGCCGCGATGCCGATCACCGCGCACGCCGATACCTCGGCGAAGAAAATCGCGCTCTCCAACAATTATGCCGGTAACTCCTGGCGTCAGGCGATGCTGACAAGCTGGGACAAGATCACCAAGCAGGCGGTTGCCGACAAGCAAGTCGCAGCTGCTGACGCCTTTACCACTGCCGAAAACCAGGCAACGGAACAGGCCGCGCAGATTCAGAACCTCATTCTCCAGGGCTACGATGCGATCGTCATCAACGCCGCCTCTCCGACTGCACTGAACGGTGCGGTGAAGGAAGCCTGTGATGCTGGCATCATCGTCGTGTCTTTCGATGGTATCGTCACGGAACCGTGTGCGTGGCGCATCGCCGTCGACTTCAAGGCAATGGGCGAAAGCCAGATAGACTACCTCGCAAAGGCCATGCCGAAGGGCGGAAACCTGCTTGAAATCCGCGGTCTCGCGGGCGTCTCCGTCGATGACGAAATCCATGCGGGTATTGCCGCAGGCGTTGCCAAGAACCCGCAGTTCAAGATCGTCGGTTCCGTCAATGGCGACTGGGCGCAGGACGTTGCGCAGCGCGCCGTCGCCGGCATTCTGCCGAGCCTGCCGGAAGTTGCGGCTGTGGTGACCCAGGGCGGTGATGGTTACGGTGCTGCCCAGGCTTTTGCTGCTGCCAAGCGCCCGACACCCACCATCATCATGGGCAACCGTGAAGATGAGCTGCAATGGTGGAAGCAGCAGAAGGATGCCAGCGGCTACAAGGCCATGTCGGTTTCGATTTCGCCCGGCGTCTCGACGCTCGCCTTCTGGGTTGCCCAGCAGATTCTCGACGGCAAGGACGTGAAGAAGGACCTCACCGTTCCCTTCCTCCGCATCGATCAGGACAATCTCGAGGAGAACCTGAAGAACACCCAGAAGGGTGGCGTTGCCAATGTGGATTACTCCCAGGCTGATGCGCAGAAGGTGATCACGGCCAAGTAA
- a CDS encoding ATP-binding cassette domain-containing protein, translating to MNTIIETQEVVAARGVKVVFGAVKALDGADLIIRAGECLGLVGHNGAGKSTIVNVINGGLTPHEGTISYGGAPGRQGISAARAGGVRCVFQELSLCPNLTISENVRIMHPGMSGHNWRGRALSAIRQTIDEIFPGHGIDCEATISDLSIAERQMVEIAINFCRTPDAPRLVILDEPTSSLDAGIAEQLMAYVRRFVREGGSVLLISHILGEILSTATRIVVMKDGRVVANRVASEFTTRTLVEAMGSVVKDQDRQKIARLRSNEKVLSMAPRRGSEIAFEAYRGEIIGLAGLGGHGQTEALLDLYLAKNSSWLPSRKADLAFVAGDRSLNGTFSLWSILKNLSIASLRDISSGGLVNKSREGDLGAEWKKRIEIRTPDMGNKILSLSGGNQQKVLFARALATTASTVLMDDPMRGVDIGTKQEVYDILRTEAAHGRTFIWYSTEMDEIRLCDRVYVFRDGTIQAELIGENITEQNVLAASFSGEAHA from the coding sequence ATGAATACCATCATCGAGACGCAAGAAGTCGTCGCCGCCCGCGGCGTCAAGGTGGTCTTCGGCGCCGTCAAGGCGCTGGATGGCGCCGATCTCATCATCCGCGCAGGCGAATGCCTTGGCCTTGTCGGCCATAATGGCGCCGGCAAATCCACCATCGTCAATGTCATCAATGGTGGCCTGACGCCGCATGAGGGCACGATTTCCTATGGCGGAGCACCGGGTCGGCAGGGCATTTCGGCAGCACGCGCCGGCGGTGTTCGCTGCGTATTCCAGGAACTATCCCTCTGCCCAAACCTGACGATCAGCGAGAATGTCCGGATCATGCATCCCGGCATGAGCGGCCACAACTGGCGCGGCCGCGCGCTTTCCGCGATACGCCAGACCATCGACGAGATTTTTCCCGGCCACGGCATCGATTGCGAAGCGACGATTTCCGATCTATCGATCGCCGAACGCCAGATGGTGGAAATCGCGATCAACTTTTGCCGCACGCCGGACGCACCAAGGCTCGTTATCCTCGACGAACCGACCTCTTCGCTCGATGCAGGCATCGCGGAGCAACTCATGGCCTATGTGCGCCGTTTCGTGCGCGAAGGCGGCTCGGTCCTGTTGATCTCGCATATTCTCGGGGAAATCCTGTCGACCGCAACCCGTATCGTCGTGATGAAGGACGGCCGCGTCGTGGCCAACCGGGTCGCCAGCGAATTCACGACACGCACGCTGGTCGAAGCCATGGGCAGTGTGGTTAAGGATCAGGACAGGCAGAAGATCGCCCGTCTTCGCTCCAACGAGAAAGTTCTCTCCATGGCGCCGCGTCGCGGCTCCGAGATTGCATTTGAAGCCTATCGTGGCGAAATCATCGGTCTGGCCGGACTCGGTGGCCACGGACAGACCGAAGCGCTGCTCGATCTTTATCTCGCGAAGAACAGCAGTTGGCTACCAAGCCGCAAGGCAGACCTAGCCTTCGTCGCCGGAGACAGAAGCCTGAATGGCACCTTCTCGCTCTGGAGCATTCTCAAAAATCTGTCGATCGCATCGCTTCGAGATATCTCGTCCGGCGGACTGGTGAACAAATCGCGCGAGGGCGACCTTGGCGCGGAGTGGAAGAAGCGGATCGAAATTCGCACACCCGATATGGGCAACAAGATTCTCTCGCTGTCTGGCGGCAACCAGCAGAAGGTACTCTTTGCCCGCGCGCTGGCGACAACCGCCAGCACCGTGCTGATGGACGACCCGATGCGCGGCGTCGATATCGGCACGAAACAGGAGGTCTACGACATCTTGAGAACGGAAGCCGCGCACGGCCGGACCTTCATCTGGTACTCGACGGAAATGGACGAAATTCGCTTGTGTGATCGCGTCTATGTTTTCCGCGATGGCACCATCCAGGCAGAACTCATCGGCGAAAACATCACCGAGCAGAATGTGCTGGCTGCATCCTTTTCAGGGGAGGCCCACGCGTGA
- a CDS encoding ABC transporter permease, whose product MKISANALRLVIPAASLAFLLIAVFYMQPRAMSYTGMNLLFNLAVPIALATIAQMLIMSVNDLDLSMGTFVSFCACVTATFLQNSPVLGIGIFAAAIAVYAVLGAVIHLRALPSIVVTLGMSFVWGGLAVLILPSPGGQAPAFVRALMTAKPPFVPIAIIASVVIAVVAHYIVMRSSFGVLMRGVGGNLRSVERSGWSVVGIRAATFALAGFFAVLSGIALVGLTTSADANIALRYTLLSIAGVILGGGEFVGGRVSPIGAVIGALTLTLAGSFLSFMRISPDWQIGAQGAILIIVLALRILLNRLEKREKNQ is encoded by the coding sequence GTGAAGATCTCCGCCAACGCACTTCGCCTTGTCATTCCCGCCGCGTCACTCGCCTTCCTGCTGATTGCGGTCTTCTATATGCAGCCGCGGGCCATGAGCTACACGGGCATGAACCTGCTGTTCAATCTGGCAGTGCCGATCGCGCTTGCGACCATCGCCCAAATGCTGATCATGTCCGTCAACGATCTTGATCTGTCGATGGGCACCTTCGTCAGTTTCTGCGCCTGCGTGACCGCAACGTTTCTGCAGAATTCCCCAGTTCTCGGCATCGGTATTTTTGCCGCCGCCATCGCCGTCTATGCGGTGCTCGGCGCCGTCATTCACCTGCGTGCCCTGCCCTCCATCGTCGTGACGCTCGGCATGAGCTTCGTCTGGGGTGGTCTCGCGGTTCTGATCCTGCCCTCACCGGGCGGACAGGCGCCTGCCTTCGTGCGTGCCTTGATGACGGCAAAGCCGCCATTCGTCCCGATTGCCATCATTGCCAGTGTCGTGATTGCGGTTGTCGCTCACTACATCGTCATGCGCTCTTCTTTCGGCGTTCTGATGCGCGGCGTCGGCGGCAATCTGCGCTCGGTCGAGCGGTCGGGTTGGTCGGTGGTCGGCATTCGCGCCGCAACCTTTGCACTGGCAGGTTTCTTCGCCGTGCTCTCCGGCATCGCACTCGTCGGACTGACAACGTCAGCCGATGCCAATATCGCCTTGCGCTACACGCTTCTATCGATAGCCGGCGTCATCCTTGGCGGCGGTGAATTCGTCGGCGGGCGTGTTTCCCCGATCGGCGCGGTGATCGGCGCTTTGACGCTGACGCTCGCGGGTTCTTTCCTGTCCTTCATGCGCATTTCGCCGGACTGGCAAATCGGCGCGCAGGGCGCGATCCTCATCATCGTGCTTGCCTTGCGCATTCTGCTCAACCGTCTTGAAAAGCGGGAGAAAAACCAATGA
- a CDS encoding ABC transporter permease yields the protein MSRLAAFTRKPWIWSFAATVAVWVITVMFTGGASSFGLSHAALTFAAFSVIVGIGQMFVITLGPGNIDLCVPATMTLSGTLALKFMDVSDHLILPGLLVAILIGIAIGIGNYALIKLLRIPPIIATLSMSFIVQSIAIWSNRGLRIRPPETLANFAISSTFNIPNVALVALFLSVIAWVLLDRSFYGRWISAIGQSTFAARMTGIPVDGARFITYVVCSVLAAIAGYLLASFSGGAALNMGSEYLLMSIAVVVIGGTAVAGGDSNVPGIWGASLFMFLVVSMLNTYGFGAGARLILTGLIIISVIFLASGPKATR from the coding sequence ATGAGCCGCCTCGCTGCTTTCACTAGAAAACCGTGGATCTGGTCCTTTGCCGCGACGGTTGCGGTCTGGGTCATTACCGTGATGTTCACCGGAGGCGCAAGCTCGTTCGGGCTTTCCCACGCGGCGCTGACATTCGCGGCCTTCTCGGTCATCGTCGGCATCGGCCAGATGTTCGTCATCACGCTGGGGCCAGGCAATATCGATCTCTGCGTTCCGGCCACAATGACGCTCTCCGGCACGCTGGCGCTGAAGTTCATGGACGTCTCGGACCATCTCATCCTGCCGGGCCTTCTCGTCGCCATCCTGATCGGAATTGCGATCGGCATCGGCAACTACGCGCTGATCAAGCTCCTGCGTATCCCGCCAATCATCGCGACGCTGTCGATGAGCTTCATCGTCCAGTCGATTGCGATCTGGTCCAATCGCGGGCTGCGTATCAGGCCACCTGAAACACTGGCCAACTTCGCCATCTCCAGCACGTTCAACATACCGAATGTCGCGCTCGTTGCACTTTTTCTCTCCGTCATCGCCTGGGTGCTGCTTGACCGGTCCTTCTACGGGCGCTGGATTTCGGCCATCGGTCAAAGCACGTTTGCGGCCCGCATGACCGGAATTCCCGTCGATGGTGCGCGCTTCATAACCTATGTTGTCTGCTCCGTTCTGGCAGCGATCGCCGGATATCTTCTGGCAAGCTTTTCGGGCGGTGCGGCGCTCAATATGGGGTCGGAATATCTCCTGATGTCGATTGCCGTCGTGGTGATCGGCGGCACAGCGGTCGCTGGTGGTGATTCCAACGTGCCTGGCATCTGGGGCGCATCGCTCTTCATGTTCCTTGTGGTTTCGATGCTGAACACCTACGGCTTCGGCGCCGGTGCGCGCCTTATCCTCACTGGTCTCATTATCATTTCCGTGATTTTTCTGGCGAGCGGCCCCAAGGCCACCCGCTAA
- a CDS encoding SMP-30/gluconolactonase/LRE family protein: protein MTKDQSSVYDIRDDRFRHLIVGNAELEELYSGCRWSEGPVWFADLNCLLFSDIPNQRILRWVPDGGVSVFRQPSNFANGNTRDRQGRLISCEHGGRRVTRTEIDGSITVLADSYNGKRLNSPNDVVVKSDGSIWFTDPTYGILSDYEGYKSEPEQKTRNVYRIDPVSGQVEIAVDDFVQPNGLAFSPDETKLYVADSSYSHDVSRPRHIRVFDVVDGKTLTNGREFCNLDSGLPDGFRLDTAGNLWTSAGDGVHCFSPEGTLLGKIKVPQTVANLTFGGPKKNRLFITATKSLYSVYLATTGAQTP from the coding sequence ATGACCAAAGATCAAAGCTCTGTTTATGACATTCGCGACGACCGCTTCCGCCATCTGATCGTCGGCAACGCCGAACTGGAAGAACTCTATTCCGGCTGCCGCTGGAGTGAAGGCCCTGTCTGGTTTGCGGATCTCAACTGCCTGCTTTTCAGCGACATTCCCAACCAGCGCATTCTTCGCTGGGTGCCGGATGGCGGCGTTTCCGTTTTCCGCCAGCCGTCCAACTTCGCCAATGGCAACACGCGCGACCGTCAGGGCCGCTTGATCTCTTGCGAGCATGGCGGTCGTCGCGTGACGCGAACCGAAATCGACGGCTCGATCACGGTGCTGGCGGACAGCTATAATGGCAAGCGGTTGAACTCGCCCAACGATGTCGTCGTCAAATCCGATGGTAGCATCTGGTTCACCGACCCGACCTACGGCATTCTCTCCGACTATGAAGGCTATAAATCCGAGCCGGAACAGAAGACCCGCAACGTCTACAGGATCGATCCTGTCTCAGGCCAGGTCGAGATCGCCGTCGACGACTTCGTGCAGCCGAACGGGCTGGCGTTTTCCCCCGACGAAACGAAGCTCTATGTTGCCGACAGCTCCTACAGCCACGATGTCTCACGCCCGCGCCACATCAGGGTCTTTGACGTGGTCGATGGAAAGACGCTGACGAATGGCCGAGAGTTCTGCAACCTGGATAGTGGCCTGCCCGACGGCTTCCGCCTTGACACGGCCGGCAACCTTTGGACCAGCGCGGGCGACGGCGTTCATTGCTTTTCGCCGGAAGGCACGCTTCTCGGGAAGATCAAGGTGCCACAGACGGTGGCCAACCTGACCTTTGGCGGCCCGAAGAAGAACCGCCTGTTCATCACCGCGACCAAGTCGCTCTACTCGGTCTATCTTGCTACCACCGGCGCGCAGACGCCGTGA